In a single window of the Acidimicrobiales bacterium genome:
- a CDS encoding histidine kinase, with product MTADMTTVAEGLVVEPEPLERAGGRASPLPGLLAALVSGLAVAGVVLARGNGSLDPHVERAALVVAWAVAGVVVSVRRPGERLGHLVLGAAMVGAVAALAAGAIASSPDGGVEDLARLALPLSVGLLPAASMHVLFGLPDGACRVRRTAVVSAYAIGALVGVLLWLDRPSLPLWPVAVEASVAAATGLVVSNHRYRRSQGTERQRMQWFGWAVVVGAEVALVALASRLFSGWPDDGGLIAVLATLPIPIALILGSSKQLIGRIDSLLAHTVSLAGLSGVIVAVYSVIVLGLGRTPTDDERPLLGLSMAAAAVAAILYGPARVRLVRFSNRVVYGDREPPDEVLRTFGSRMSRSVPLDELLLQVAESVRTSLGRQAAEVWTGSEGDFQRTVSVPDAPVAHLTLNPSEEAVVARAGVSGPAWAKVWLPQLLKGREDCLLRVAPMVHSGKLHGLIVAVRPPDGDAFREEDELALVELARQVAVALHNVKLDSALQASLDEVRRQAEELRASRARIVAASDAARRQIERNLHDGAQQHLVALAVNIRLARTLAEADPDSAKMVLDELATGIQDAVQELRSLAHGIYPPLLVDRGLVEALSAAARRAALPTDLQAEGVGRHPADVEAAVYFCCLEALQNAGKHAGEGATATVRIWEEEGGLLFEVADNGAGFDLSERKSDGAGFVNMGDRVGAIGGSLAVHSAPGQGTRISGRIPIDG from the coding sequence ATGACCGCCGACATGACGACGGTGGCCGAGGGGCTGGTCGTCGAGCCGGAGCCGCTGGAGCGCGCCGGCGGTCGGGCCTCGCCGTTGCCTGGTCTCCTCGCCGCCCTGGTGAGCGGGCTGGCCGTGGCGGGCGTCGTCCTGGCCCGAGGCAACGGCTCCCTGGACCCGCACGTCGAGCGGGCCGCCCTCGTGGTGGCCTGGGCGGTTGCCGGCGTGGTGGTCAGCGTTCGCCGCCCCGGTGAACGCCTCGGCCACCTCGTGCTCGGCGCCGCCATGGTCGGTGCGGTGGCGGCCCTGGCCGCCGGGGCGATCGCCTCGTCGCCCGACGGCGGCGTGGAGGACCTCGCCCGCCTCGCGCTGCCCCTCTCCGTGGGCCTGCTGCCGGCTGCATCGATGCACGTGCTGTTCGGCCTGCCCGACGGTGCCTGCCGGGTGCGGCGCACCGCCGTGGTCTCTGCCTACGCCATCGGTGCCCTGGTCGGGGTGCTCCTCTGGCTCGACCGGCCGTCTCTCCCGCTGTGGCCGGTGGCCGTCGAGGCGTCGGTGGCCGCCGCCACCGGCCTGGTGGTGTCCAACCACCGCTACCGCCGGTCGCAGGGCACCGAGCGCCAGCGCATGCAGTGGTTCGGCTGGGCCGTGGTCGTCGGAGCCGAGGTCGCGCTCGTGGCCCTGGCCTCGCGCCTGTTCTCGGGCTGGCCCGACGACGGCGGGCTCATCGCCGTGCTGGCGACCCTGCCCATCCCGATCGCCCTCATCCTCGGATCGTCCAAGCAGCTCATCGGCCGCATCGACAGCCTTCTCGCCCACACCGTCTCGCTGGCCGGCCTGAGCGGCGTGATCGTCGCCGTGTACTCGGTGATCGTCCTCGGCCTGGGACGCACCCCCACGGACGACGAGCGCCCGCTGCTGGGCTTGTCGATGGCGGCCGCCGCCGTCGCCGCAATCCTGTACGGGCCGGCCCGGGTGCGGCTGGTCCGTTTCTCCAACCGGGTCGTCTACGGCGACCGGGAGCCCCCTGACGAGGTCCTGCGCACCTTCGGCAGCCGCATGTCACGATCCGTGCCCCTCGACGAGCTGCTGCTCCAGGTGGCCGAGTCCGTGCGCACGAGCCTGGGCCGCCAGGCGGCCGAGGTGTGGACCGGGTCGGAGGGCGACTTCCAGCGCACCGTGTCGGTGCCCGACGCCCCGGTCGCCCACCTCACGCTCAACCCGAGCGAGGAGGCGGTAGTGGCCCGGGCCGGCGTGTCCGGACCGGCGTGGGCCAAGGTGTGGCTGCCCCAGCTCCTCAAGGGACGCGAGGACTGCCTCCTGCGGGTGGCGCCCATGGTGCACTCGGGGAAGCTCCACGGGCTCATCGTGGCGGTGCGCCCGCCCGACGGCGACGCCTTCCGGGAGGAGGACGAGCTGGCCCTGGTGGAGCTGGCCCGCCAGGTCGCGGTGGCGCTCCACAACGTGAAGCTCGACTCCGCGCTGCAGGCGTCGCTCGACGAGGTGCGCCGCCAGGCCGAAGAGCTGCGGGCCTCCCGGGCCCGGATCGTGGCCGCGTCGGACGCGGCCCGCCGCCAGATCGAGCGGAACCTGCACGACGGCGCCCAGCAGCACCTGGTGGCGCTGGCCGTGAACATCCGCCTGGCCCGGACGCTGGCCGAAGCAGACCCGGACTCGGCCAAGATGGTGCTCGACGAGCTGGCCACCGGGATCCAGGACGCCGTGCAGGAGCTGCGCAGCCTGGCCCACGGCATCTACCCCCCGCTCCTGGTCGACCGGGGCCTGGTGGAGGCCCTGAGTGCGGCGGCCCGCCGCGCCGCCCTGCCCACCGACCTCCAGGCCGAGGGGGTGGGCCGCCACCCGGCCGACGTCGAGGCGGCCGTCTACTTCTGCTGCCTGGAGGCCCTCCAGAACGCCGGCAAGCACGCCGGCGAGGGCGCCACCGCCACCGTGCGCATCTGGGAGGAGGAGGGAGGCCTGCTCTTCGAGGTGGCCGACAACGGCGCCGGCTTCGACCTGTCCGAGCGCAAGTCCGACGGCGCCGGCTTCGTCAACATGGGCGACCGGGTGGGCGCCATCGGCGGCAGCCTGGCCGTCCACTCGGCACCGGGCCAGGGCACCCGCATCTCGGGGCGCATCCCGATCGACGGCTAG
- a CDS encoding FtsX-like permease family protein — protein sequence MAAALLRLRAAARLRLRAWVVLALLVGVAGGAVLASLAAADRTESAYDRFRVWSSGADLTMFNAADPIDFSRVRRLPEVAVAGEASFAWLVGENGESDLDPVYTVDAAAGTIDRPKLLEGRRPDPTKVDEASITPPAKRITGLKVGSSVTLRALSPDQLESAFEGRDLEPAGPTVTVHIVGIEAGQGEFVTDSTLRLTPAFGREYGDQIATVDLLAVRLKRGAADLASFKNGVERIAGDTPVSFGTADEVATEINRTLHVQAVALRTFGLLAALASLVILAQALGREAAEEAVDHLALRALGVTRPQLWATSVVRTLFIAVPGAVLAAVVSAVAAPLLVFGLGRETDPHPAGWVDGRMVLAGMLGLVVVMVLAGAWPAWRVSRWWTEGSQTAAGVGALPSRAVGSLARAGVPASTLTGVRMALEPGRGRTAVPTRAALVGTTVSLAAVLAAFTFGSSLHRLLTTPRLYGWDWDAVLGSPFDEDTSDRVIPALTDERAVAEASSMSYAEMTVAGARARAVAFEPVKGSVLPPVVEGRAPQDETELALGTKTLHATGRSIGDTVDVVVGDRHEQMRIVGRSVLPSVGGSDAGIALGEGILVTGDGLRRLVPDAPVNLYAVRYSDAVPRREAEAFAERLGFGVFRAEPPKGVADFARVDKLPGILSALLVVVAAGTLGHTLMTGVRRRRRDLAILKTLGFVRRQVRAAVGWQATSLVLVALICAMPLGLAAGQWAWRVFAGELGIVPEPVVPLVTVLLVAPATVVAANLLAALPGRSAAGVQPAMALRSE from the coding sequence GTGGCGGCTGCGTTGCTGCGGCTGCGGGCCGCGGCGCGCTTGCGCCTTCGGGCATGGGTGGTGCTGGCGCTGCTCGTCGGCGTCGCCGGCGGGGCGGTCCTCGCCAGCCTGGCGGCGGCCGACAGGACCGAGTCCGCCTACGACCGCTTCCGGGTCTGGAGCAGCGGCGCCGACCTCACCATGTTCAACGCGGCCGACCCGATCGACTTCTCGAGGGTCCGCCGGCTCCCGGAGGTGGCGGTCGCCGGGGAGGCGTCCTTCGCCTGGCTGGTGGGAGAGAACGGCGAGTCCGACCTGGACCCCGTCTACACGGTCGACGCCGCCGCCGGCACCATCGACCGGCCCAAGCTGCTGGAGGGGCGGCGACCCGATCCCACCAAGGTCGACGAAGCCTCGATCACCCCGCCGGCGAAGCGGATCACGGGATTGAAGGTCGGGAGCAGCGTCACCCTCCGCGCCCTCAGCCCCGATCAACTCGAATCGGCGTTCGAGGGCCGGGACCTGGAGCCGGCGGGCCCCACGGTCACCGTCCACATCGTCGGCATCGAGGCCGGCCAGGGGGAGTTCGTCACCGACTCGACGCTGCGGCTCACGCCGGCCTTCGGGCGCGAGTACGGCGACCAGATCGCCACCGTCGACCTGCTGGCCGTGAGGCTCAAACGGGGCGCAGCCGACCTGGCCTCGTTCAAGAACGGGGTGGAGCGGATCGCCGGGGACACGCCCGTGAGCTTTGGGACGGCGGACGAGGTGGCGACGGAGATCAACCGCACCCTCCACGTCCAGGCGGTGGCGCTGCGGACCTTCGGGCTCCTCGCCGCGCTGGCGTCGCTCGTGATCCTCGCGCAGGCCCTGGGCCGGGAGGCGGCCGAGGAGGCGGTGGACCACCTGGCGCTGCGGGCCCTCGGCGTCACCCGTCCGCAGCTGTGGGCGACCTCGGTGGTCCGGACCCTGTTCATCGCCGTCCCCGGCGCCGTGCTGGCTGCGGTCGTGTCCGCGGTTGCCGCGCCGCTCCTGGTCTTCGGGCTGGGCCGGGAGACGGACCCGCACCCCGCAGGCTGGGTCGACGGACGGATGGTCCTGGCCGGGATGCTGGGGCTCGTCGTCGTGATGGTGCTTGCCGGCGCCTGGCCGGCATGGCGGGTCAGCCGGTGGTGGACCGAGGGGAGCCAGACGGCGGCGGGCGTCGGGGCGCTCCCGTCGCGCGCCGTGGGCAGCCTGGCCCGGGCCGGCGTGCCCGCCAGCACCCTGACCGGTGTGCGCATGGCGCTCGAGCCCGGCCGGGGCCGCACGGCGGTGCCCACGCGGGCCGCCCTGGTCGGCACCACCGTCTCCCTGGCCGCCGTGCTGGCGGCCTTCACGTTCGGGTCGAGTCTCCACCGCCTGCTCACCACACCCCGCCTGTACGGGTGGGACTGGGACGCCGTGCTCGGCTCGCCGTTCGACGAGGACACCAGCGACCGGGTCATTCCTGCGCTCACCGACGAGAGGGCGGTCGCCGAGGCGTCGTCGATGAGCTACGCCGAGATGACGGTGGCGGGTGCCCGGGCGCGTGCGGTGGCCTTCGAGCCGGTGAAGGGGTCGGTGCTCCCGCCGGTCGTCGAGGGCAGGGCCCCGCAGGACGAGACCGAGCTGGCGCTCGGCACGAAGACACTGCACGCCACCGGCCGATCGATCGGCGACACCGTCGACGTGGTGGTCGGCGACCGGCACGAGCAGATGCGGATCGTGGGACGGAGCGTGCTGCCGAGTGTGGGGGGCTCCGACGCCGGCATCGCCCTGGGTGAGGGCATCCTCGTGACCGGCGACGGGCTCCGCCGGCTCGTTCCCGACGCGCCGGTGAACCTGTACGCCGTGCGGTACTCCGACGCCGTTCCCCGCAGGGAGGCCGAGGCCTTCGCCGAGCGGCTCGGCTTTGGCGTGTTCCGGGCCGAGCCGCCCAAGGGCGTGGCCGACTTCGCTCGTGTCGACAAGCTGCCGGGCATCCTGTCGGCCCTCCTCGTGGTGGTGGCGGCCGGGACCTTGGGCCACACGCTCATGACCGGCGTCCGGCGCCGGCGCCGTGATCTGGCCATCCTCAAGACGCTCGGGTTCGTCCGCCGCCAGGTCCGCGCCGCCGTCGGCTGGCAGGCCACGTCGCTCGTCCTCGTGGCCCTGATCTGTGCCATGCCGCTGGGCCTGGCGGCCGGGCAGTGGGCGTGGCGGGTGTTCGCCGGCGAGCTCGGGATCGTCCCCGAGCCGGTGGTGCCCCTGGTCACGGTGCTGCTCGTCGCCCCGGCCACCGTGGTGGCCGCCAACCTCCTGGCCGCGCTGCCGGGCCGCTCGGCGGCGGGCGTGCAGCCCGCCATGGCCCTGCGGAGCGAATAG
- a CDS encoding ABC transporter ATP-binding protein, with amino-acid sequence MTVVEATGLRKTYESEGVPVRALRGVDFTLQDGEFVAVMGPSGCGKSTLLNLIAGLDTPSDGQIVLAGESLAGKDENQLARIRRAHIGIVFQFFNLLEGMSVLENVTLPAVIAGSSRKQAESRARDLLDLLGLADKAKSAPGVLSGGQRQRLAIARALANQPTLLLADEPTGALDSAGGMEVLELFRRLHREGQAIMLVTHDRDVAAAADRIVTMRDGRLDDGADEEEAESFRTLAQG; translated from the coding sequence GTGACGGTCGTCGAGGCAACGGGCCTGCGGAAGACGTACGAGTCGGAGGGGGTCCCGGTGCGGGCCCTTCGAGGCGTCGACTTCACCCTGCAGGACGGCGAGTTCGTCGCCGTGATGGGACCCTCCGGGTGTGGCAAGTCCACGCTGCTGAACCTGATCGCCGGCCTCGACACGCCGAGCGACGGCCAGATCGTCCTGGCCGGGGAGTCCCTCGCCGGCAAGGACGAGAACCAGCTGGCCCGCATCCGCCGTGCCCACATCGGGATCGTGTTCCAGTTCTTCAACCTGCTCGAGGGCATGAGCGTCCTGGAGAACGTGACCCTCCCCGCCGTGATCGCCGGCTCCTCGCGCAAGCAGGCCGAGAGCCGGGCCCGCGACCTGCTCGACCTCCTCGGCCTGGCGGACAAGGCCAAGAGCGCACCGGGTGTGCTGTCGGGCGGTCAGCGCCAGCGCCTGGCCATCGCCCGAGCCCTGGCCAACCAGCCCACGCTGCTGCTGGCCGACGAGCCCACCGGCGCCCTCGACTCGGCCGGCGGCATGGAGGTCCTCGAGCTGTTCCGTCGCCTCCACCGGGAGGGCCAGGCGATCATGCTCGTGACCCACGACCGCGACGTGGCCGCCGCCGCCGATCGCATCGTCACCATGCGCGACGGCCGTCTCGACGACGGGGCGGACGAGGAAGAGGCGGAGTCCTTCCGCACCCTCGCCCAGGGCTAG
- a CDS encoding FtsX-like permease family protein, protein MARSERGAQWGAGVRLCARSELRRRWRALVSLGVIAGLAAGLTLAAVAGARRTSTAYERNRAATAAPDALVFATQVGIEDQDYSAVLDLPEVVDGGTFNLAPVGIKEHPMGALAPGDDHLYRTLSRPLLVDGRLPDPEREDEIVVNREAASRYGLHVGQHLTVVGSTDITDFFRDVTPSGPPEVRATVVGIGDSTIDAVFLPDQPGFVPSAAFLARFPEVPRFPNLVVRLRPGTDVTAFHRRASAALGLPDVPVRDLAEDRKRVSHGTDLERTGLLLFAGAALLAGLVLVGQALTRTVYAMAEPVLSLRALGLTNSELVGALVLPLALTAVVAGGVAVAGAVLFSERFPVGLARRLEPDLGVHADWWVLAPGAALVTLVILAGAAYAAFRSTRRLRSDEPVATRSSVAGWARRAAPVPVAIGMGLALEGGRGRRSLPVRPALAGAVIGVVGVIGALGLVKGIDDALASPSRSGQVWDAYVAPTEEHNGDSLGTALTEEAGVGAVAAFDRAPLDVDGDGLPVYAIDAVKGHLSFVVLEGRAPARDDEAAIGPASAKALGKSIGDTVTVSSTKGTEHLRIVGSALLAQTPHTEFDQGLWTTPGGLAEVDDRPPEGIDVEFVVKAKPGVGHDDLVQHLQSVYGDVGEATYPQDVLLLRNVRTLPRALALFLVLLAVAAVTHALLTAVRRRRHDLAVLRAMGFRPRQNALCILSQSMTIAAVGLVVGLPLGAVAGRLAWRWVADATPLVYVAPLALVAVGLAAPGALATANLLAAVPARRAARLRPAEVLRSE, encoded by the coding sequence ATGGCGCGGTCGGAGCGGGGAGCGCAATGGGGCGCCGGAGTCCGCCTGTGCGCCCGATCCGAGCTCCGGCGCCGCTGGCGGGCCCTGGTGTCCCTCGGCGTCATCGCCGGGCTGGCCGCCGGCCTCACCCTGGCCGCCGTGGCCGGAGCCCGCCGGACCTCGACGGCCTACGAGCGCAACCGGGCGGCGACGGCCGCCCCGGACGCGCTGGTGTTCGCAACCCAGGTCGGCATCGAGGACCAGGACTACTCGGCCGTGCTCGACCTTCCCGAGGTGGTGGACGGCGGGACCTTCAACCTGGCACCGGTGGGCATCAAGGAGCACCCGATGGGCGCGCTGGCGCCCGGCGACGACCACCTCTACCGCACGCTCAGCCGCCCGCTGCTCGTCGACGGCCGGCTCCCGGATCCCGAGCGGGAGGACGAGATCGTCGTCAACCGCGAGGCCGCGTCGCGGTACGGACTGCACGTGGGGCAGCACCTGACGGTGGTCGGCTCCACCGACATCACCGACTTCTTCCGCGACGTGACGCCGAGCGGCCCACCCGAGGTGCGGGCCACGGTGGTCGGCATCGGCGACTCGACGATCGACGCCGTGTTCCTGCCCGACCAGCCGGGCTTCGTGCCGAGCGCCGCCTTCCTCGCCCGGTTCCCGGAGGTGCCGCGGTTCCCCAACCTCGTGGTGCGCCTGCGCCCCGGCACCGACGTCACGGCGTTCCACCGCCGCGCCTCCGCCGCCCTCGGCCTCCCCGACGTCCCGGTGCGCGACCTCGCCGAGGACCGCAAGCGGGTCTCGCACGGCACCGACCTCGAGCGCACCGGCCTTCTCCTGTTCGCCGGCGCCGCGCTGCTCGCCGGCCTGGTCCTCGTCGGGCAGGCGCTCACTCGCACGGTGTACGCCATGGCCGAGCCGGTCCTGTCGCTCCGAGCCCTGGGGCTGACCAACTCCGAGCTCGTCGGCGCCCTGGTCCTGCCCCTGGCCCTGACCGCCGTCGTGGCCGGGGGCGTGGCCGTCGCCGGTGCCGTGCTGTTCTCGGAACGGTTCCCGGTGGGCCTGGCCAGGAGGCTGGAGCCGGACCTCGGCGTGCACGCCGACTGGTGGGTCCTGGCCCCCGGCGCCGCCCTCGTGACGCTGGTGATCCTGGCCGGCGCCGCCTATGCCGCCTTCCGCTCCACCCGCCGCCTGCGGTCCGACGAGCCCGTCGCCACCCGCTCGTCGGTGGCGGGGTGGGCCCGGCGCGCCGCGCCGGTGCCCGTGGCCATCGGGATGGGCCTGGCCCTCGAGGGGGGTCGGGGCCGGCGGTCGCTCCCGGTGCGTCCCGCCCTGGCGGGCGCCGTGATCGGCGTCGTCGGCGTCATCGGCGCCCTCGGCCTGGTCAAGGGGATCGACGACGCCCTGGCCAGCCCGTCGCGCTCGGGGCAGGTGTGGGACGCCTACGTCGCCCCCACCGAGGAGCACAACGGGGACTCCCTGGGCACCGCCCTCACCGAGGAGGCCGGCGTGGGCGCCGTCGCCGCGTTCGACCGCGCTCCCCTCGACGTGGACGGCGACGGGCTGCCCGTGTACGCCATCGACGCCGTCAAGGGCCATCTGTCGTTCGTCGTCCTCGAGGGCAGGGCGCCGGCCCGCGACGACGAGGCCGCCATCGGCCCGGCGTCGGCCAAGGCGCTGGGCAAATCCATCGGCGACACCGTCACGGTGAGCAGCACCAAGGGCACGGAGCACCTTCGGATCGTGGGATCGGCCCTCCTGGCCCAGACGCCGCACACGGAGTTCGACCAGGGTCTTTGGACCACGCCCGGCGGGTTGGCCGAGGTGGACGACCGGCCGCCCGAGGGCATCGACGTCGAGTTCGTGGTGAAGGCGAAGCCCGGAGTGGGCCACGACGACCTCGTGCAGCACCTCCAGAGCGTCTACGGCGACGTCGGGGAGGCGACGTACCCGCAGGACGTCCTGCTGCTGCGCAACGTCCGGACGCTGCCCCGGGCCCTGGCCCTGTTCCTCGTGCTGCTGGCCGTCGCGGCGGTGACCCACGCCCTCCTCACCGCCGTCCGCCGGAGGCGCCACGACCTGGCCGTCCTGCGGGCCATGGGGTTCCGGCCGCGCCAGAACGCGCTGTGCATCCTGAGCCAGTCGATGACCATCGCCGCGGTGGGCCTCGTCGTGGGACTCCCGCTGGGTGCGGTGGCCGGTCGGCTGGCGTGGCGATGGGTGGCGGACGCGACGCCGCTCGTCTACGTGGCCCCGCTGGCCCTGGTCGCCGTGGGCCTGGCCGCGCCGGGCGCGCTGGCGACCGCCAACCTGCTGGCCGCCGTGCCCGCCCGCCGGGCCGCCCGGCTGCGCCCCGCCGAGGTGCTCCGCTCGGAATAG
- a CDS encoding FAD-dependent oxidoreductase translates to MGTVRMTLRTHPVDVLVIGAGGAGVRAAIEAKQAGSEVLVLSKRSRLDAHTVLASGGINAALGTRDPEDCWEQHFADTVKEGYFLGDPRIVETVVRDAPRAVRELAEWGCPFACTDGGDLDQRFFGAHRWRRTCYAGDWTGRAMMTTLAAKARQLDIPVIEDQYVARLLVIDGACFGALAFDLHDGSRTAFLADAVVLATGGHTRLWRRSSSRRDENFGDGIHLAMQAGCRVKDLELVQFHPTGMVAPEDAAGTLVTEAVRGEGGRLFNAAGERFMTRYDPARMELSTRDRVALANYTEIAEGRGGPNGGVFLDISHRGKSYILERLPRMYRQFIELQLLDISASPMEVAPTAHYTMGGLVVDPVTHATDVVGLFAAGECTAGLHGANRLGGNSLTETVVYGRKAGAAAAAFVEGTDISLRPRSAIRDADAELDALVKPGTELARPAQRHVRNLLWEHCGVVRTAAGLDAGLAELTSLRGVLPDIDVRPSAEGWGDLAQLLDLRAGIALAQATMLGALARKETRGCHNRSDHPDLDPALQVNFTARFADAAAGTLEPVTPEPVPPVPAELHAWLEREWDADLRGRLVE, encoded by the coding sequence ATGGGAACCGTCCGGATGACGCTGCGCACCCATCCGGTCGACGTGCTCGTGATCGGCGCCGGCGGCGCCGGTGTGCGGGCCGCCATCGAGGCCAAGCAGGCGGGCAGCGAGGTCCTCGTGCTCAGCAAGCGCAGCCGGCTCGACGCCCATACGGTGCTCGCCTCCGGGGGCATCAACGCCGCTCTCGGCACCCGGGACCCCGAGGACTGCTGGGAGCAGCACTTCGCCGACACCGTGAAGGAGGGCTACTTCCTGGGCGACCCCCGGATCGTGGAGACGGTGGTGCGCGACGCGCCGCGGGCGGTCCGCGAGCTGGCCGAATGGGGCTGCCCGTTCGCCTGCACGGACGGAGGCGACCTCGACCAGCGCTTCTTCGGCGCCCACCGATGGCGGCGCACCTGCTACGCCGGCGACTGGACCGGTCGGGCCATGATGACCACCCTGGCCGCCAAGGCCCGGCAGCTCGACATCCCGGTGATCGAGGACCAGTACGTCGCCCGCCTGCTGGTGATCGACGGGGCCTGCTTCGGTGCCCTGGCCTTCGACCTGCACGACGGCAGCCGCACCGCCTTTCTGGCCGACGCGGTGGTGCTGGCCACCGGCGGCCACACCCGGCTGTGGCGGCGCAGCTCGTCGCGGCGGGACGAGAACTTCGGCGACGGCATCCACCTGGCCATGCAGGCCGGCTGCCGGGTGAAGGACCTCGAGCTGGTGCAGTTCCACCCCACCGGCATGGTGGCGCCCGAGGACGCAGCCGGCACCCTGGTCACCGAGGCGGTGCGGGGCGAGGGCGGCCGCCTGTTCAATGCGGCCGGCGAGCGGTTCATGACGCGCTACGACCCCGCCCGCATGGAGCTGAGCACCCGCGACCGGGTGGCGCTGGCCAACTACACGGAGATCGCGGAGGGTCGGGGCGGCCCCAACGGGGGCGTGTTCCTCGACATCAGCCACCGGGGGAAGTCATACATCCTCGAGCGCCTGCCCAGGATGTACCGCCAGTTCATCGAGCTCCAGCTACTCGACATCTCGGCCAGCCCCATGGAGGTGGCGCCCACGGCCCACTACACGATGGGCGGCCTGGTGGTGGACCCGGTCACGCATGCGACCGACGTCGTCGGCCTCTTTGCCGCCGGCGAGTGCACGGCCGGCCTCCACGGCGCCAACCGGCTCGGGGGCAACTCGCTCACCGAGACCGTCGTCTACGGCCGCAAGGCGGGCGCCGCGGCAGCTGCCTTCGTGGAGGGGACCGACATCTCCCTGCGCCCCCGCAGTGCGATTCGGGATGCCGACGCCGAGCTGGACGCCCTGGTGAAGCCGGGCACCGAGCTGGCCCGTCCCGCCCAGCGCCACGTGCGCAACCTGCTCTGGGAGCACTGTGGCGTGGTGCGCACCGCGGCAGGGCTCGACGCCGGCCTGGCGGAGCTGACCTCCCTGCGAGGCGTCCTTCCCGACATCGATGTCCGTCCCAGCGCCGAAGGATGGGGCGACCTGGCCCAGCTGCTCGACCTGCGTGCCGGCATCGCCCTGGCCCAGGCGACCATGCTCGGGGCCCTCGCCCGGAAGGAGACGCGGGGCTGCCACAACCGCAGCGACCACCCCGACCTCGACCCCGCCCTCCAGGTGAACTTCACCGCCCGCTTCGCCGACGCCGCCGCCGGCACGCTCGAGCCGGTGACGCCAGAGCCGGTCCCGCCCGTGCCCGCCGAGCTGCACGCCTGGCTGGAGCGGGAGTGGGACGCCGACCTGCGCGGCCGCCTGGTCGAGTAG
- the thiS gene encoding sulfur carrier protein ThiS produces the protein MRVTANGDAVDLADGATVADLLVALGLGGKWVLVERNGTPVRRAELASTGLADGDRLELVRAVAGG, from the coding sequence ATGCGGGTGACGGCCAACGGCGACGCGGTCGACCTCGCCGACGGGGCCACCGTCGCCGATCTGCTCGTGGCACTCGGACTGGGCGGCAAATGGGTCCTCGTCGAGCGCAACGGCACGCCCGTCCGCCGGGCCGAGCTCGCCTCCACCGGCCTGGCCGACGGCGACCGGCTCGAGCTGGTGCGGGCGGTCGCGGGTGGGTGA
- the thiE gene encoding thiamine phosphate synthase, with translation MGDGAGGRRGGPAAPAREGPAGRTGARRHGTADLSRLAGRRLYLCTADRQDLAAFVAACISGGVDIVQLRDKRLDARPLLARAAVVAAVCRDAGVPFILNDRPDLALEAEADGVHVGQDDAPPALARRILGPGAIVGYSTHAETELDASVGEPVDYVSAGPVTETPTKPGRPGTGPGYIAYAAAHAGRPVYVTGGVTPDTLAPLVAAGARRFVVVRWLTEAADPERNARALSAALDHLLPPAQE, from the coding sequence GTGGGTGACGGCGCCGGCGGCCGGCGTGGCGGCCCGGCCGCTCCGGCTCGAGAGGGACCGGCCGGCCGGACAGGAGCGCGGCGGCACGGAACCGCTGACCTGAGCCGCCTGGCCGGGCGGCGCCTGTACCTGTGCACAGCCGACCGCCAGGATCTGGCCGCGTTCGTGGCGGCGTGCATCAGCGGTGGCGTCGACATCGTGCAGCTGCGGGACAAGCGCCTCGACGCCCGGCCCCTGCTGGCGCGGGCGGCCGTCGTCGCCGCCGTCTGCAGGGACGCGGGCGTGCCCTTCATCCTGAACGACCGGCCCGACCTGGCCCTGGAGGCGGAGGCCGACGGGGTGCACGTCGGCCAGGACGACGCGCCGCCCGCTCTGGCCCGGAGGATCCTCGGCCCCGGCGCCATCGTCGGCTACTCGACCCACGCCGAGACCGAGCTCGACGCCAGCGTGGGCGAGCCGGTCGACTACGTGTCCGCCGGTCCGGTGACGGAGACCCCCACCAAGCCAGGCCGTCCCGGGACCGGCCCGGGCTACATCGCCTATGCCGCAGCCCACGCCGGACGGCCCGTCTACGTCACCGGCGGCGTCACGCCCGACACCCTGGCTCCGCTGGTGGCAGCCGGTGCCCGGCGGTTCGTGGTGGTGCGCTGGCTCACCGAGGCCGCCGACCCGGAGAGGAACGCACGGGCCCTGTCGGCCGCCCTCGACCACCTCCTGCCGCCGGCTCAGGAGTAG